TTCTTGACGATCTCGTGTCGATGCTGCACCCAAAGTGGATCGAAGTGACCGGAAGCTTTACGGCGCGCGGCGGCATTGAGACAACCGTCAAGACCGTACATTCAGAAAAAGGGAAACATAAAATTTCATGAGCAAGTCACGCGCGGTTGTGCTGGTGAGTGGAGGAATGGATAGCTGCGTCACTGCTGCTATCGCCAATCTTCAGTACGAATTAGCATTTTTGCATGTGAACTACGGTCAGCGGACAGAACAGCGTGAATTGAAGGCCTTTCATGCACTTGCCAAACATTACGGCGTTCAGCAGCGGCTCATTGCAGATTTGACGCATCTTAAATCCATCGGCGGCTCCAGTCTTACCGACAGGCACATGGCAGTGACAGAAGCCGATCCGGAAACACTTTTTCATTCTAAGAAAAACGATATTCCGACTTCGTATGTTCCATTTCGAAACGCCAACATTTTATCTGTTGCAGTAAGCTGGGCGGAAGTTGTCGGAGCAGAATATGTATTCATCGGCGCAGTGGAAGAAGATAGTTCCGGGTACCCCGATTGCCGAAAAGAATTTTACGATGCCTTCAATACAGTCATTGATTTAGGAACAAAACCAGAAACGAAGATTTCAATCAGTACTCCTGTCATCAATCTAAAAAAATCTGAAATCGTAAAGCGCGGGATAGAATTGCATGCGCCTTTTGAGTTGACATGGTCGTGCTATACAAACGAAGATCGCGCTTGCGGAGTTTGTGACAGTTGTGCACTACGTCTGCGGGCATTTCAAATTGCCGGAATTGAGGATCCAATTCAGTACGCACAACGACCTCGATATATTTCATAACAGGTATACCAGAATGGTTCACCAGAATATAACATATATCGGCGAGTTACGGTGCGAAGCCATCCATGGTCCGAGCAGCGTTCATCTTATCACCGATGCGCCGATAGACAACCATGGAAAAGGTGAAAGTTTCTCGCCTACAGATTTAGTCGTTACGGCGCTTGCCACTTGTGTTATCACAACGGCTGGGATGATTGCTGAACGTGAGAATGTGAAATTGGAAGGCACAAAGATTTATACCGAGAAGCACATGTCCACGGACTCACCCCGCAGGATCGTGAAGATAGTATTAGAGTTTGACATGCCGAAAAGTATTCCACTCAACTTTCGTCCAAAGTTGAAAGCAACTGCTGCTTCGTGCCCGGTAAAGCAGAGCATACACCCGGATGTGGCAGTGGATATTCATTTCCGGTTCCCTGATTAAGGAACAACCATGTTCCCATCAGAAATCCTTCGCAATATTCTCAAACTATTTCAACTCCTTTCACGGGGGTTCAAATCAAGTTTCTCTCTCAATCCATCGGAGAAAAGTATGAATCAACCCGGTACAAATCGACCCATTCCAGTCGCCCATCGCAATATATGTCCGCACTGTAGACTGGATATCCCTGATGGTGCACGCGTATGCCATCACTGCCATCAATTCGTCAGTGTGAGATTCAATCTTGCGAATATTATTACTATTCTTGTTTCTGTCGCAGCAGTAGCAATGTCTGTTTATTCACTCTATATGACTGCGACGCAGGCGCAGGTAGCAAAGAATATTGAGAGTCGCCGCTTCCTCATCGAGACACTTCATAATATGCAGCAGGTACAGGATGAATTGCAGGCATCGCGTGAAAAATCCGGCGGTGAAGAAAAATTGAACGAGAAAGAATTATTACTGCTGAATTACTATCAAGTACTTTCTCGTACATTAGCACAGTATATCAAACAAGAACCGTCCCTGTTCGTGAAAATGCGCTGCACATACGAACCTTCCATCCGGATGAGGCAAAGTCCCTCGACAAAATCTCAGCAACTTGGGACATTATATAAAGACGAAGAAGTTTTTAGACTCGGAAATTTTCGGGACAGCAAGGGTGATATGTGGTACTATGTTGCTAGTGCCGACCAACAAAAGATCGGGTGGATTTATAAGTATCTGGAAATAGTGCAGTAACAAGTCACCAATCCGACCGATTTCAGCGATCGGATTGATTCAGCCTTACCTCTCCGACCCCTTTCAGGGATCGGAGAGGTTCAGTTTTCTACCTTTACTTCATTATCTCTCCAATCGCTACCAGCAATTGGAGAGGTTTTTGTTCTGGAGGCAAATTTGAAATATCTTGATGAACATTTTTACCATGTATTCAATCGTGGATCACGTTCTGAAGAGATATTCTTTTCTGATGCAAACTATGAATACTTCCTGCGTTTGATTGCTATGAATGCCTCTACACACTTGGTTTACATTGGTGCATATTGTCTTATGCCGAATCATTATCATTTGGTATTACAACAGAAAGAAAACGGTTCCATTTCAAAATTTATTCAATCAGCTATGACCTCCTATGTTCAGGCAATAAATAAAAAATACGACACCAGCGGCAGCTTATTCCAAGGAAAAGCAAAATCAAAACTTATTGATTCAGATGAAAATGTTTTACAAGTGATTCGCTACGTTCATCTAAACCCGGTAAGTGCCAAACTTGTGCAAGCGCCGGAAGATTGGCGTTTTTCTGATTACCGCGAGTGGATAGACGATACCTTTCCGACCCCTTCAAGGGATCGGAAAGGTACAACTTTAACCTCTACCAGCTATCGGATTGGTAATTTGCGCAATGCATATTTTGCAAATGCAGAAGAATATCGGCAATTTGTCGAAGAATACCGGATTGAAAAACAAAACTGTAAACTTGAAAAATTTCTTTTTGAAGAAGAATGAGATTCTACGAATCCGACCCCTTATAGGGATCGGATTGGTTCAACGTCAACCTCTCCGACCGCTTCAAGCGATCGGAGAGGTGCAATCTCTATGCCATCCATTTAATCGAGCAACCCATTGACGGATATTGTTCTCCCCTAAGCGGTTTTCCAGCAACAAGATTCTCAATCGCTTCCTTCAATTCTTCCTTCGTCACTTTCGATTCATCCTGCCAGTTGTCATCCAAGCGGCCGTGATAGACAAGCTTCTGTGCGGCATCAAACAAATAAATATCCGGCGTGCACTGCGCCTTGAATTCGCGCGCCGTCTTTTGTGTGTTGTCGATCAGATACGGGAAAGGAATTCCCCATTCCTTTATTTTATTCCGCATCTCGTCCGGTGAGTCATCAGGATAGTCCGGATTGATATTGGGATTAATTGCCAGGACGTTCACGCCGTTTTTCTGCGCATACGTACCAAGTCGAATAGTTCGCGGCCACACTGCCTTCGCATAGGGACAGTGATTACAGGTGAACACAATGAGCAGTCCTTTCTTCCCGAACGCATAATCGCTTACCTGAATAACACCATTTGGATCTCTTAAAATAAATTTTGGCATCTTTGTGCCCAACGGTATATCAAGTGATTCTAACCGTGCCATTACAATTTCTCCTTTCAATCGCTGTGTTAAATCAATCTCTAAAACCAGAAGAATCTAATAAAAGTTTCCATTATTTTCAGGTGCTTGCAATTCAAACGAAATTGATGGACATTTGAGCGTTTATTTCTAATTGTTCATACTGGCATTACTTCTCCGACCCCTCTAAGGGATCAGAGAGGTACCAAATTTTATAAAACTGTGGGAAGCCACACAAAGAAACAACCGAATCATACTATTGAGGTTTCAATGAAACGCACACCAAAGCTGTTCCAAGTCCCTCATATCGATTCCATTCAGGATATGATAATCAAATCAGCAGGCAAGTATGGCGACAAACTTGCGCTCGAGGATTTGAAGGATACGCCCGTCCCAAAAGTCAGCTACAATACCTTATTGAAACACGTGTTCAAATTCGGAACAGCTCTGCGCGATCTCAAATTACCGGAACGAAGCCACATTGCTGTCATCTCAGAAAACCGTGTACAATGGTGCTTGACCTATCTTACGTCAATGTGCTTCAATTACGTTATCGTTCCCATCGATGCGAAGCTGAGCACAAACGAAATTCTCAACATCATCCACGAGTCAGATACGAATGTCATTGTCTTTTCTGAATCTTTCGATTCAATGCTGCGCGAGAAACGCCATTCGTTAAAACATATAAAATATTTTATAAGTATGGATTTGTTGACGAAGAAAGATGGCTTTCTTTCCATGGTCGAGCTCATCAATAACAGCCGCGGTTGTACGGTGGATGCATTGCCTAAGATAGACGTACGAGATATGGCGGTCATTATCTTTACTTCAGGAACGCTCGGCAGAGCGAAAGGTGTCATGCTCAGTCAGCGGAATCTTGCTGCAAATCTCATTGCCATGGTCAGTATGATGATGATCTATCCAGAAGACCGCTTCCTTTCTGTTCTCCCTATTCATCATACGTACGAGTGCACATGCGGATTTCTGTGTCCGATGTATTCCGGTGCTTCAGCACACTATGCCCGTTCACTCAAAACTGTGGTAGACGATCTTCAGCAAGTAAAAGCAACGATGCTTCTTGGCGTACCGCTTCTCTTCGATAAAATGTTCAAGCGCGTCTATCATGCCATTCATGAAAAACGCCTCACATCGATGATTGTACCGCCGCTAATCAGACTAACAGACTTTGCGGCACGTTTTGGGTGGAAGAGTTCCAAGAAACTTGTTTTCGCTGAAATCCACGAACGCTTCGGCGGGCACATTCGCGCATTTATTGCCGGCGGAGCCGCTCCTGATCCGAAGGTTGCAGAAGGGCTTCGCGCTCTCGGCTTTACATTTGTGCAGGGATATGGCTTAACAGAAACATCTCCCATACTCACATTGAACCAACTCGACAATTTCAAAGATGATGCGGCTGGACTTCCACTCCCCGGTGTTGAATTGAAAATTCATTCACCCAACGAAGACGGTATCGGCGAAGTATGGGCAAAAGGGGCTAACGTAATGATTGGTTTTTATAAAAATGAAAAAGCGACTCGTGATGTATTTGAGGACAGTTGGTTTATGACCGGTGACCTCGGCTCTATCGATGAGGACGGTTTCCTTCATATTTGCGGGCGGAAGAAGAATGTCATCATCTCACGAAGTGGAAAAAATGTTTTCCCGGAAGAAATTGAAGACACTCTCCAGCGCAGTCCCTACATTCTGGAGTGTCTTGTATACGGCGAAGATGATCCTAAATTAGATGAAATTATTTCAGCTCAAATTGTTGTAGATGCAGAAGCGTTCATAGAGTTATCGGAAGCCCGCAGAGTACCAATCACCCCGGAACTTATCAATGATGTAATCGCAGATGAAGTAAAAAGGGCAAACGCCGAGCTGACCAGTTTCAAGCAGATCAAAAAATTTACAATCCGTGAGGTGGAATTCGAGAAAACGACAACGCAGAAAATTAAACGCTACCTCGCCCTCCCGAAATAGTCGGCGGTATTCTCATTCATAGAATATACCTGTTCAGCGAAATGATCAACGAGCGTGTGAACATGCAACTGATGTATCATATATGAAACTTACCTTCTCTACGTTTATCTACAGCATCGCGATATTTCAGGCATTTCTCATGTCTTTGTTTTTCTTCATGAATAAAAAAGGAATGCGGTCAAGCAACCGCATCCTTGGTACGTTGTTAGGTCTTTACGGATTCTATTTGATCTTTCTCCTGATCGTGAGCACCGAACAAGGGCTCGAAATTATTAAAATGTATCCCGCGATCTGGCTGCTCTTTGAATTGAATTATTGCTTTGGCCCGCTCCTCTATTTTTATACCCGATCCACCATTGACGGAATGTTCCGATTCCGGGTTAAAGATATGGTGCATTTTATCCCATGTCTTGCTACAGCGGCGATAGCGGGTGCACTCTTTTATAATCTTATCGAATTGAAATGGTTCTTTTTCGTAGATCAAAAAGTTGTCATTTTTCATCTTGCCATCTATATTTGTGTTTCAATGTTTACAGCTCGGTCAAGAATTAAATCCCCTTTCTCCCCGGTTGACGACATACGACTTGCATGGCTTCGGTTCCTGTTCTTCGCCTACATTATTATTCTGGGGACCAGAATTTTTGTTTCGCTCAGTGTTCTGTGGGAATGGAAAGAATTGTTCCTGTTCACCCGTTTTGTTCATATGACTTTTATTTTTGTTTTCTTCAATACAACGGCCTTGATTGCTCTTTTAAAACCGGAATTATTTTCCTTTATCGTTCGATATGAAAAATCGGTACTGAAGGATGCAGACAGGGAGCCCTACAAGCGCAAACTTCTTAACGCGATGGAGAAAGACAAACCGTATTTAGAACCTGCGTGTACGCTTCCAGCGCTGGCAAAAAAACTGTCGATTCCAGTTCCCTACCTCTCCCAGATTATCAATGAGACATTTAATCTGAATTTCCCGGATTTTATAAACCGGTACCGCATTGAAGAAAGTAAACAGTACTTGTCCAAGCTCTCTGAAAGTAAAATGACTATACTGGAAATTGCCTATACTGTTGGATTTTATTCAAAATCTTCGTTCAACGCTGCATTTAAACGGCATGTGGGTACGACTCCCAAAGAGTATAAAAAGCAGAAAGCTGCATAGGTACCACTCATATTTTCCCATCGAGCTGTTTTTCGTTCTCCGTATATTTTGTCCTCATTTATACATTCGGTCGAATTTTTCTCTCTTCCATAATATATTAATTCTCGACAAAGCGGGAAATGCTGATGTTACAAGAAGTTGATCCCTTGTATTACGAAATAAGCATTGTTACCTCATACTATTCAAAAAACTTGGAGTACATATGAAAGAAATAACAGTAATCCGATTAACCCTGCTCACTCTTATCGCAAATGTTCTCGCGGTTACGGCATTGATTGGACAATCATGGCAGCAATGCGGTTCGTTGCCGGAAGCAATGGCGCCTTCAGCACTCGCGGTAAACGGGAAAATTTATGCAGTGAGAGGAAATAATTTTTACAGAGGGAACCTGACTGAACCTTCGTCGATGTACGAATATGACCCTTCAACTAATATCTGGATAAAGAAAGGAACAATGAACACTCTTCGGACCCTTTCGAGCTTGATAGAATTAAACGGGAAAATTTATGCGATCGGGGGCGTGACGAATAATACATACGCAACAAGTATTACGATGGCTGACGTTGAGTCGTATGACATTGCAACCGGCAATTGGCAGACAAAAAGCAGCATCCCAAAATCATTGTATGTCTTTGGACTCGTAACAGTGCAGGGTAAAATATATGTTCTGGGCGGCAGTAATAAAACAATGATAAACGGCACGCGCAAAGACAGTACAAGTAATCAGCTCTACGAATATTCTCCGGAGAGCGACACGTGGACAACCAAAGCAAGCATGCTGAAACACAGATCGTGGTCTGATGCGGTGACAGTGAATAATAAAATTTATGCGATCGGCGGGAATAACGGTATCCCGCTGTCGGGTGAGAACACTATTGAGGAATATGATATAGCATCAGACTCTTGGACACAGAGGGCAACGTTTACGAACGGCTTCGACGGTCAATGCCAGGCGGTGGTCATGAATGGAAAGATTTACACGTTATCATCGGATGTAATCTCAACAGGCGCATTTACGAAAGCGTTGATAGGGGAGTATGATCCGGCAACCGGTACATGGGTGGAAAAAACACAAATGCTGTCCCCGATAATGGATTTTAGTAAAGTAGTCTGCAACAACCAATTATATATGATAGGCGGCCATCTCGTTTCGGGAATGACGTTTTCGAATAAAGTCATTAAATACGACCCGGCAACAAATAGTCAGCTCTCCCTTCCTGACATATCTCAATGGTATAACGCAGTTGTCGAGACGGGCGGAATTATTTATGCCGTCGGAGGAGTCAATAACAGTGGCTCGTACATCAACAGAGTAATAAAGTATGATACCAAAAATGATGCGACCCCCGTTCAGAAGATGCAGAACAAACCAGAATCATTCCTATTAGAACAAAATTATCCTAATCCCTTTAATCCAACGACACGAATAGTGTACCGCATCAACAAAAATGCGCGTGTTACCTTAACAGTCTGTGATCTGCTTGGGCAGAAGATTGCTACCTTGATCGATGAAGAGAAAGCTGCCGGTGAACACTCTGTGAATTTCGACGCATCACGATATTGTTCGGGTGTCTATTATTATCGCTTATCATGCGATGGATTTTACTCGGCGAGAAAAATGCTTATCATGAAATAGTAAAAAATTCTGCCCTTATCATTTGTACCATGCGCCTGATTATTCCGGCAGCTTATCCTTTTGCTAAAGTAAATCTTTGCGTACCTTCATCAAGAGAATCTTCTCATGACGCACAAGAAATATATTGCCCACCTCGATCTCGATTGTTTCTTTGTCTCTGTCGAACGAATAAAGAATCCGGACCTCATCGGCAAACCGGTGATCGTCGGCGGCAGCACAGCCGGGCGAGGTGTCGTCGCATCAGCTTCGTACGAAGCGAGAAAGTTTGGCATTCATTCCGCCATGCCCACGGCACGAGCGCAGCGGCTTTGTCCCGACCTGATCGTTGTGCATGGAAGTCACGGCGAATATGGACGTATCTCCAAGAAACTTTTCGAACGGATGTGCGAGCTCGCACCTATTGTCGAGCGCGCCTCCATCGATGAAATGAATATGGATTTTACAGGATGTGAGAATCTCTACCATAACGATCTACCCGGTTTTATGAAGACAATTCAGAAACTTGTGTCTGATGAATTCAAGCTTCCCTGTACCATTGGACTTGCCTCCAACAAAACAATCGCAAAGATTGCAGTGAATCAGGTGAAACCCGCCGGTATTATTTTCGTTCCTCACGGAACAGAAGCCGCATATCTTGCACCTCTCGACATTGGCGTCATTCCCGGTGTCGGCAAGAAAACAGAAGAATATTTGCGGGAAAAAGGATTTTATAAAGTTTCCGATGTCCAACAAAGGACGAAGAAGGAAATCCTGGACATTCTTGGCAAGCATGGGTTATGGATATACCAAGTAGCATGCGGACTTGGTTCTGATGTGATCGGCGAAGATTGGGACGCGAAAAGCATCTCGCGCGAAGAGACATTCGCCAAAGACATTGCCGACAAAAAAGAACTAGAGAAAATTATTTTTGCATTGACAGAAGATGTATGTCAACAGCTCCGCGAACATGGATGGAAAACACGTACAGTAACTTTAAAGCTTCGATATTCTGATTTTAAGACTATCACACATGCAGAAAGCATAGAACCAACGAATGACGACACGATTGTAGCGCATACTGCACGCTCGCTTCTTCATTCCGCTTATACACGCAATCTCCCGATCCGGCTGATTGGAGTACGACTTACTAATTTCGACGAGGAAGACCAGATGGAATTATCCCTCTTCCCTTCTGAAAAAAAGAAGCAAAATATTCTCAAAGTTGTCGATAGAATCCGTAAAAAATTTGGAGATGATGTGATTCATGTAGGTGGAGGATAATCTCCGACGCACTTCAAAAGTGCGTCGGAGATATAATCGTTCCAGGGGGGACTTCCAATGGCACAAAGATCAGTAAAGTTCACTCAAGGAGAGTACTATCACATCTACAATCGAGGATGCGGACGAGATAACATCTTCCGAGAATCAGAGAATTATTCTTATCTGCTTCGACTTTTTCAAAAGAAACTGCCGCAGTTCCAAGTAACGTCTATAGCATATTGTTTAATGCCTAATCACTATCATTTCATCCTTCGACAAGATAGCGAAATCTCAATTGGTTACTTCATCCAGAGCATTTTCAATAGTTACAGTAAAGCTTTCAACAAGCGGTATAAAAGAAGTGGGACACTTTTTGAAGGTCCTTTTCAGGCCAAACATATCAATAAGCAAGAGTATTTGATTCATCTTTGTAGATACATCCATCGAAATCCTGTCGATGCTGGACTTGTCAAGTCTCCTGAAGAATGGCCGTTCTCTGATTATTGCAATTGGATAGGAGTGAAAGAGAACACATATATAGATAAGGATTTTATTGAGAACATCTTTTATTCTGCAAAGGAATACGAAACTTTCGTTAAAGAATTCGTACCATCTAAGGTCAAAGGTGGATTAAATTCTTACCTTTTTGATTGATTAACTCCGATGCACATTCAAGGTGCGTCGGAGTTGCAGACCCTTTAGCTTCCTGTAAGAGAAAGCAATATCTTAGTATTATACGGCGTTCGTTAAAGCGGTTTGCAGGAACAAACGTCTTTACAGTGCAAGGTGAGCTAAATGCTAATTATAAGACAACGTAATATGTTAATACATTGAAGCGATCAGACTACTTAAATATTTTCTTCAAATTAATAAATAAACTAAAACGATCTCCAACAGTTGTAGAGTATATTAATTATTCCAAATGCAAACTCGACGATATTAATAACGTGTTTGGTAATTGGTATAATTTTTTAAGAATTGCAGAGAACATAACCAATGAGGAGATCGACACTTTTGATCATCTATATGTTGGTGACAACATAATAGAATTAGAATATATCCCGCCTAAAATACTCAAAGACAATAAATTATGGATCATACTTAAGTACATTGAAGCAAAAAGAATACTTGGAAAGCAACCTACGAATACCGAGTTTTCTAGGAATACAAATATTGCTACTACTAGGGTTAGAGAAATATTTGGAAGTTGGAATGAATTTATAATATACATGGGGGACAATCCAATAAATGTTCCAAGACTTGATAGACAACATCAAAAACGAAATCCGACAAAAAAGGTATTAATCCAAGAGTATTTAAAAATACGGAATAGAATGGGCAGAAAACTTTCTGCACATGAAATTACAAAATATGGTAAATACACTGAAAATGTTTATATACATAAATGGGGAACTTGGAATAATTTTCTAAAGGAAATAGGCGAAAGTACTAAATTGTTTAGATCGGGTGGGCCAAGAAAATATTCTGATGATAGCATTATCAAAAAGTACGAAATTGTAAAGAGGAAGATTAAAGATATCCCTAAGTCTAAAGATTTAGATAATATCTACCCAAATTTGTACGAACATTTAGTAAGACGATTTGGAGGTCTTGAGAAAATAAGAATAATGCGAAACGAAAAAAGTAATTCTGACCTTATGAAGGAAACCATAATGAAAATCAAACAAGACAATAAATCAAGGATAGGTGCAAAAATAGTTGCTCAAAGAGTCAAAAGTCTTCAACATTTTCTATCCAATCACGGTGGAATTGAGGCATTTCAGAACATTTACAAGATGTTAAATAGTAATTCGAGTAGAGATGATATTGCAAAAGAATTGAAATTATCGACTGCGCAAGTGTCAAGACTCGTTGATAATTTATTTGAAACAAAATATATAGCACGTAACGAAGTTAGAAAGTATATTGAGTTATATATTGATAACATACAAAAAGAACAA
Above is a window of Ignavibacteriales bacterium DNA encoding:
- a CDS encoding T9SS type A sorting domain-containing protein is translated as MKEITVIRLTLLTLIANVLAVTALIGQSWQQCGSLPEAMAPSALAVNGKIYAVRGNNFYRGNLTEPSSMYEYDPSTNIWIKKGTMNTLRTLSSLIELNGKIYAIGGVTNNTYATSITMADVESYDIATGNWQTKSSIPKSLYVFGLVTVQGKIYVLGGSNKTMINGTRKDSTSNQLYEYSPESDTWTTKASMLKHRSWSDAVTVNNKIYAIGGNNGIPLSGENTIEEYDIASDSWTQRATFTNGFDGQCQAVVMNGKIYTLSSDVISTGAFTKALIGEYDPATGTWVEKTQMLSPIMDFSKVVCNNQLYMIGGHLVSGMTFSNKVIKYDPATNSQLSLPDISQWYNAVVETGGIIYAVGGVNNSGSYINRVIKYDTKNDATPVQKMQNKPESFLLEQNYPNPFNPTTRIVYRINKNARVTLTVCDLLGQKIATLIDEEKAAGEHSVNFDASRYCSGVYYYRLSCDGFYSARKMLIMK
- a CDS encoding AMP-binding protein, whose translation is MKRTPKLFQVPHIDSIQDMIIKSAGKYGDKLALEDLKDTPVPKVSYNTLLKHVFKFGTALRDLKLPERSHIAVISENRVQWCLTYLTSMCFNYVIVPIDAKLSTNEILNIIHESDTNVIVFSESFDSMLREKRHSLKHIKYFISMDLLTKKDGFLSMVELINNSRGCTVDALPKIDVRDMAVIIFTSGTLGRAKGVMLSQRNLAANLIAMVSMMMIYPEDRFLSVLPIHHTYECTCGFLCPMYSGASAHYARSLKTVVDDLQQVKATMLLGVPLLFDKMFKRVYHAIHEKRLTSMIVPPLIRLTDFAARFGWKSSKKLVFAEIHERFGGHIRAFIAGGAAPDPKVAEGLRALGFTFVQGYGLTETSPILTLNQLDNFKDDAAGLPLPGVELKIHSPNEDGIGEVWAKGANVMIGFYKNEKATRDVFEDSWFMTGDLGSIDEDGFLHICGRKKNVIISRSGKNVFPEEIEDTLQRSPYILECLVYGEDDPKLDEIISAQIVVDAEAFIELSEARRVPITPELINDVIADEVKRANAELTSFKQIKKFTIREVEFEKTTTQKIKRYLALPK
- a CDS encoding SH3 domain-containing protein, with translation MNQPGTNRPIPVAHRNICPHCRLDIPDGARVCHHCHQFVSVRFNLANIITILVSVAAVAMSVYSLYMTATQAQVAKNIESRRFLIETLHNMQQVQDELQASREKSGGEEKLNEKELLLLNYYQVLSRTLAQYIKQEPSLFVKMRCTYEPSIRMRQSPSTKSQQLGTLYKDEEVFRLGNFRDSKGDMWYYVASADQQKIGWIYKYLEIVQ
- a CDS encoding OsmC family protein, which encodes MVHQNITYIGELRCEAIHGPSSVHLITDAPIDNHGKGESFSPTDLVVTALATCVITTAGMIAERENVKLEGTKIYTEKHMSTDSPRRIVKIVLEFDMPKSIPLNFRPKLKATAASCPVKQSIHPDVAVDIHFRFPD
- the dinB gene encoding DNA polymerase IV, whose protein sequence is MTHKKYIAHLDLDCFFVSVERIKNPDLIGKPVIVGGSTAGRGVVASASYEARKFGIHSAMPTARAQRLCPDLIVVHGSHGEYGRISKKLFERMCELAPIVERASIDEMNMDFTGCENLYHNDLPGFMKTIQKLVSDEFKLPCTIGLASNKTIAKIAVNQVKPAGIIFVPHGTEAAYLAPLDIGVIPGVGKKTEEYLREKGFYKVSDVQQRTKKEILDILGKHGLWIYQVACGLGSDVIGEDWDAKSISREETFAKDIADKKELEKIIFALTEDVCQQLREHGWKTRTVTLKLRYSDFKTITHAESIEPTNDDTIVAHTARSLLHSAYTRNLPIRLIGVRLTNFDEEDQMELSLFPSEKKKQNILKVVDRIRKKFGDDVIHVGGG
- a CDS encoding helix-turn-helix domain-containing protein yields the protein MKLTFSTFIYSIAIFQAFLMSLFFFMNKKGMRSSNRILGTLLGLYGFYLIFLLIVSTEQGLEIIKMYPAIWLLFELNYCFGPLLYFYTRSTIDGMFRFRVKDMVHFIPCLATAAIAGALFYNLIELKWFFFVDQKVVIFHLAIYICVSMFTARSRIKSPFSPVDDIRLAWLRFLFFAYIIILGTRIFVSLSVLWEWKELFLFTRFVHMTFIFVFFNTTALIALLKPELFSFIVRYEKSVLKDADREPYKRKLLNAMEKDKPYLEPACTLPALAKKLSIPVPYLSQIINETFNLNFPDFINRYRIEESKQYLSKLSESKMTILEIAYTVGFYSKSSFNAAFKRHVGTTPKEYKKQKAA
- a CDS encoding transposase, which gives rise to MAQRSVKFTQGEYYHIYNRGCGRDNIFRESENYSYLLRLFQKKLPQFQVTSIAYCLMPNHYHFILRQDSEISIGYFIQSIFNSYSKAFNKRYKRSGTLFEGPFQAKHINKQEYLIHLCRYIHRNPVDAGLVKSPEEWPFSDYCNWIGVKENTYIDKDFIENIFYSAKEYETFVKEFVPSKVKGGLNSYLFD
- a CDS encoding transposase produces the protein MKYLDEHFYHVFNRGSRSEEIFFSDANYEYFLRLIAMNASTHLVYIGAYCLMPNHYHLVLQQKENGSISKFIQSAMTSYVQAINKKYDTSGSLFQGKAKSKLIDSDENVLQVIRYVHLNPVSAKLVQAPEDWRFSDYREWIDDTFPTPSRDRKGTTLTSTSYRIGNLRNAYFANAEEYRQFVEEYRIEKQNCKLEKFLFEEE
- the queC gene encoding 7-cyano-7-deazaguanine synthase QueC → MSKSRAVVLVSGGMDSCVTAAIANLQYELAFLHVNYGQRTEQRELKAFHALAKHYGVQQRLIADLTHLKSIGGSSLTDRHMAVTEADPETLFHSKKNDIPTSYVPFRNANILSVAVSWAEVVGAEYVFIGAVEEDSSGYPDCRKEFYDAFNTVIDLGTKPETKISISTPVINLKKSEIVKRGIELHAPFELTWSCYTNEDRACGVCDSCALRLRAFQIAGIEDPIQYAQRPRYIS
- a CDS encoding thioredoxin family protein; amino-acid sequence: MARLESLDIPLGTKMPKFILRDPNGVIQVSDYAFGKKGLLIVFTCNHCPYAKAVWPRTIRLGTYAQKNGVNVLAINPNINPDYPDDSPDEMRNKIKEWGIPFPYLIDNTQKTAREFKAQCTPDIYLFDAAQKLVYHGRLDDNWQDESKVTKEELKEAIENLVAGKPLRGEQYPSMGCSIKWMA